Proteins encoded in a region of the Pseudomonas denitrificans (nom. rej.) genome:
- a CDS encoding FeoC-like transcriptional regulator, with protein MATAIAVRNLLGEMGEADVPTLAQRLGASKALLEALLERLLAMGVVEKIAPEPAACGSCKGCAEATRCSTTGYRLAGRNEATPLRWITT; from the coding sequence ATGGCCACGGCAATCGCGGTACGCAACCTGCTCGGCGAGATGGGCGAGGCGGACGTGCCGACCCTGGCCCAGCGCCTCGGCGCCTCGAAGGCTTTACTCGAGGCATTGCTGGAGCGACTGCTGGCGATGGGCGTGGTGGAGAAGATCGCCCCCGAGCCTGCCGCCTGCGGGAGTTGCAAGGGCTGCGCGGAGGCAACGCGGTGTTCGACGACGGGGTATCGGTTGGCTGGTCGCAACGAGGCCACGCCCCTGCGCTGGATTACCACCTGA
- the feoB gene encoding Fe(2+) transporter permease subunit FeoB has protein sequence MTELRIGLIGNPNAGKTTLFNQLTGSRQRVGNWAGVTVERKEGSFRTARHQVRLVDLPGTYSLTTLSTQASLDEQIARRCIVDGEVDVLVNVVDATNLERNLYLTVQLREMGLPCVVALNMLDIARTQGLNIDREALAQELGCPVVPLVSTRGEGIDALKDAIDGVTAQPPLRVPYPAALRNAVTQLLPADAPPAQAWMALLALEGDLHSARQLKLDPASLLAARDAIRCACGEDPELLLVDARYRLIGELCERASNHRQAAPHRLTQLLDSVALNRWLGIPVFLLVMYLMFFFAITLGGALQPIFDQGSSALFIDGIQWLGARTGAPDWLTALLAQGLGGGINAVLPLIPQIGLMYLFLALLEDSGYMARAAFVMDRLMQALGLPGKSFVPLIVGFGCNVPSIMGTRTLDNPRERLMTSMMAPFMSCGARLAIFAVFAAAFFGQNGALAIFSLYLLGIVVAVLTGLLLKHTLMRGEASPFVMELPLYHVPHLRSLLLQTWMRLRAFVVRAGTVIILVSLVIGGLNSVTLDGRPVQGDIADSALASLSHKVTPLLKPMGVHEDNWQATVGLVTGALAKEVVVGTLNTLYTAEHIQGEAFDADGYDLWGQLKQAGADTLDGLRDSFSLSVLANPVAASMADGEMEEGSMGTFAAKFGSPLAAYAYLVFVLLYVPCVATLGALTRESGRGWMTFAVFWGLNVAYSLATLCYQVFSFAQHPQYSAVAIGLVLAFNLVLFLILRWIGRRGLELEGERDLRPAPAGSCH, from the coding sequence ATGACTGAGCTGCGCATCGGCCTGATCGGCAACCCCAACGCGGGCAAGACCACTCTGTTCAACCAGCTCACCGGCTCGCGCCAGCGTGTCGGCAACTGGGCTGGCGTTACCGTGGAGCGCAAGGAGGGCAGCTTCCGCACCGCGCGTCATCAGGTACGTCTGGTAGACCTGCCCGGCACCTACTCGCTGACCACGCTGTCGACCCAGGCCTCGCTGGACGAGCAGATCGCCCGGCGCTGCATTGTCGATGGCGAAGTCGACGTGCTGGTCAACGTGGTGGACGCCACCAACCTGGAACGCAACCTCTACCTCACTGTTCAGCTGCGCGAGATGGGCCTGCCCTGCGTGGTGGCGCTGAACATGCTCGACATCGCCCGCACCCAGGGCCTGAACATCGACCGCGAGGCGCTGGCGCAGGAACTGGGTTGCCCGGTGGTGCCGCTGGTGTCGACCCGTGGCGAAGGCATCGACGCGCTGAAGGACGCCATCGATGGCGTGACGGCACAGCCGCCGCTGCGGGTGCCGTACCCTGCCGCACTGCGCAATGCCGTCACCCAACTGCTGCCCGCCGACGCACCGCCGGCCCAGGCCTGGATGGCCCTGCTGGCGCTGGAAGGCGATCTGCACAGCGCCCGTCAGCTCAAGCTCGACCCGGCGAGCCTGCTGGCCGCCCGCGACGCGATCCGCTGTGCCTGCGGCGAAGACCCGGAACTGCTGCTGGTGGACGCGCGCTACCGGCTGATCGGCGAACTCTGCGAGCGCGCCAGCAACCACCGCCAGGCCGCGCCGCATCGCCTGACCCAATTGCTGGACAGCGTCGCGCTGAACCGCTGGCTGGGTATCCCGGTATTCCTCCTCGTCATGTACCTGATGTTCTTCTTCGCGATTACCCTGGGCGGTGCGCTGCAGCCGATCTTCGACCAGGGCTCCTCGGCGCTCTTCATCGACGGCATCCAGTGGCTGGGTGCGCGGACGGGTGCGCCGGACTGGCTGACCGCGCTGCTGGCCCAGGGCCTGGGCGGCGGCATCAACGCGGTGCTGCCGCTGATCCCGCAGATCGGCCTGATGTACCTGTTCCTCGCCCTGCTTGAAGACTCCGGCTACATGGCCCGCGCGGCGTTCGTCATGGACCGCCTGATGCAGGCCCTCGGCCTGCCGGGCAAATCCTTCGTGCCGCTGATCGTCGGCTTCGGCTGCAACGTGCCGTCGATCATGGGCACCCGCACCCTGGACAACCCGCGCGAGCGCCTGATGACTTCGATGATGGCGCCGTTCATGTCCTGCGGTGCGCGGCTGGCGATCTTCGCCGTGTTCGCCGCGGCTTTCTTCGGCCAGAACGGCGCGCTGGCGATCTTCTCGCTGTACCTGCTGGGCATAGTCGTCGCGGTGCTCACCGGCCTGTTGCTCAAGCACACGCTGATGCGCGGCGAGGCCTCGCCCTTCGTCATGGAACTGCCGCTGTACCACGTGCCGCACCTGCGCAGCCTGCTGCTGCAGACCTGGATGCGCCTGCGTGCCTTCGTGGTCCGCGCGGGGACGGTGATCATTCTGGTCAGCCTGGTGATCGGCGGCCTCAACAGCGTCACCCTCGACGGCCGCCCGGTGCAAGGCGACATCGCCGACTCGGCGCTGGCCAGCCTCAGCCACAAGGTCACCCCGCTGCTCAAACCCATGGGCGTACACGAGGACAACTGGCAGGCCACGGTTGGCCTGGTCACCGGCGCATTGGCCAAGGAAGTGGTGGTCGGCACGTTGAACACCCTGTACACCGCCGAACACATCCAGGGCGAAGCCTTCGATGCCGACGGCTACGACCTCTGGGGCCAGCTGAAACAGGCCGGCGCGGATACCCTGGATGGCCTGCGCGACTCGTTCAGCCTCAGCGTGCTGGCCAACCCGGTGGCCGCGAGCATGGCCGACGGCGAGATGGAGGAGGGCTCCATGGGCACCTTCGCCGCCAAGTTCGGCAGCCCCTTGGCCGCCTACGCCTACCTGGTATTCGTGCTGCTCTATGTACCCTGCGTGGCGACCCTTGGCGCGCTGACCCGCGAGAGCGGTCGCGGCTGGATGACCTTTGCGGTGTTCTGGGGCCTCAACGTCGCCTACTCGCTGGCGACCCTCTGCTACCAGGTCTTCAGCTTCGCCCAGCATCCGCAGTACAGCGCGGTGGCCATCGGCCTGGTGCTGGCGTTCAACCTGGTGCTGTTCCTGATCCTGCGCTGGATCGGCCGGCGGGGTCTTGAGCTGGAGGGCGAGCGTGACCTGCGCCCGGCCCCGGCGGGGAGCTGCCACTGA
- the feoA gene encoding ferrous iron transporter A yields the protein MHDLQAQRRYRIAGYRPGIGAAFRQRLFSMGLLPGAELQVRRVAPLGDPVQVDTRQCSLVLRRRDLAFLQLEAQD from the coding sequence ATGCACGATCTTCAAGCGCAACGCCGGTACCGCATCGCCGGCTACCGGCCCGGGATCGGCGCCGCCTTCCGCCAGCGACTGTTCTCCATGGGCCTGCTGCCCGGCGCTGAATTGCAGGTGCGCCGCGTAGCGCCGCTGGGCGATCCGGTGCAGGTGGATACCCGCCAGTGCAGCCTGGTGCTGCGCCGCCGCGACCTGGCCTTCCTCCAGCTAGAAGCGCAGGACTGA
- a CDS encoding ATPase, giving the protein MRNDTFDEFDDVPHLSTDAADRDEFGHHPRRVVEPNGRPVPQAVKRGGGTGALWALVAAMAIALAGVGWWSHQQLLLMEQQLIATQESFAKISEEAAGRLDDIRGKFVANESNGMTDREALKLQVKQLQGRLAEQAKAQQTSLSEFDGAQGKRLAQVSADLKAQQESAALLMQQLDVKLKSITDEQAKFKNVQADLTAANQQIQALNTEIANLKKQGNQSQAIKSLQDDLMLLRAEVDGRQGQASSDTKEFDVFRIQVMRNINTLQQQMQNLQQQISTR; this is encoded by the coding sequence ATGCGTAACGACACGTTCGACGAATTCGATGATGTGCCCCACCTTTCCACCGACGCCGCCGACCGCGACGAGTTCGGTCATCACCCGCGCCGCGTGGTCGAGCCCAACGGCCGTCCCGTGCCCCAGGCGGTGAAACGCGGTGGCGGTACCGGTGCGCTGTGGGCGCTGGTCGCGGCCATGGCCATCGCCCTGGCCGGCGTGGGCTGGTGGAGCCATCAGCAACTGCTGCTGATGGAACAGCAACTGATCGCCACCCAGGAAAGCTTCGCCAAGATCAGCGAGGAAGCCGCCGGTCGCCTGGACGACATCCGCGGCAAGTTCGTCGCCAACGAATCCAACGGCATGACCGACCGCGAGGCGCTGAAGCTGCAGGTCAAGCAGCTGCAGGGCCGCCTGGCCGAGCAGGCCAAGGCGCAGCAGACGTCCCTGTCGGAATTCGACGGCGCCCAGGGCAAGCGCCTGGCGCAGGTCAGCGCCGACCTCAAGGCCCAGCAGGAAAGCGCCGCGCTGCTGATGCAGCAGCTCGACGTCAAGCTCAAGTCCATCACTGATGAACAGGCCAAGTTCAAGAACGTGCAGGCTGATCTGACCGCCGCCAACCAGCAGATCCAGGCGCTGAACACCGAGATCGCCAACCTTAAGAAGCAGGGCAATCAGAGCCAGGCGATCAAGAGCCTTCAGGACGACCTGATGCTGCTGCGCGCCGAGGTCGATGGCCGTCAGGGCCAGGCCAGCAGCGATACCAAGGAGTTCGACGTGTTCCGCATCCAGGTCATGCGCAACATCAACACCCTGCAGCAGCAGATGCAGAACCTCCAGCAGCAGATCAGCACCCGCTGA
- a CDS encoding NAD-dependent epimerase/dehydratase family protein, producing the protein MKILVTGASGFIGGRFARFALEQGLAVRVNGRREEALQPLVARGAEFMAGDLSDPALVRALCSGVDAVVHCAGAVGVWGSQAYFHQANVTMTESVVEACLKQKVRRLVHLSSPSIYFDGQSHVGITEQQVPKRFANHYGSTKYQSELVALGAQEFGLEVLALRPRFVTGAGDTSIFPRMIAAHRKGRLRIIGQGLNKVDFTSIQNLNDALFASLMAGDEALGQAYNISNGQPLPLWDVVNYVLRRLDMQPVERHMPYGLAYNLALLNEGVCKVLPGRPEPTLHRLGMAVMAKDFSLDISRARQYLDYDPQASLWDALDEFCDWWRLRGV; encoded by the coding sequence ATGAAGATTCTGGTCACCGGAGCCAGCGGGTTCATTGGCGGGCGTTTTGCCCGTTTTGCCCTCGAACAGGGGCTGGCGGTTCGGGTGAACGGACGCCGCGAAGAGGCGCTGCAGCCGCTGGTGGCACGCGGGGCCGAGTTCATGGCGGGCGACCTGTCGGACCCGGCACTGGTCCGCGCGCTGTGCAGCGGCGTCGATGCCGTGGTGCATTGCGCCGGTGCGGTGGGTGTGTGGGGCAGCCAGGCGTACTTCCACCAGGCCAACGTGACCATGACCGAGTCGGTGGTCGAGGCCTGTCTCAAGCAGAAGGTGCGCCGGCTGGTGCACCTGTCCTCGCCGTCGATCTACTTCGATGGCCAGTCCCATGTCGGCATCACCGAGCAGCAGGTGCCCAAGCGCTTCGCCAACCACTACGGCTCGACCAAGTACCAGTCCGAGCTGGTCGCCCTCGGCGCCCAGGAATTCGGCCTGGAAGTGCTGGCGCTGCGCCCGCGCTTCGTCACCGGCGCCGGCGACACCAGTATCTTTCCGCGGATGATCGCCGCGCACCGCAAGGGCCGCCTGCGCATCATCGGCCAGGGCCTGAACAAGGTCGATTTCACCAGTATCCAGAACCTCAACGACGCGCTGTTCGCCAGCCTGATGGCGGGCGACGAGGCGCTCGGCCAGGCCTACAACATCAGCAACGGCCAGCCGCTGCCGCTGTGGGACGTGGTGAACTACGTCCTGCGCCGGCTGGACATGCAGCCGGTGGAGCGCCACATGCCCTACGGGCTGGCCTACAACCTGGCGCTGCTCAACGAGGGCGTGTGCAAGGTCCTGCCCGGCCGCCCGGAACCGACCCTGCATCGCCTGGGGATGGCGGTGATGGCCAAGGACTTCTCCCTGGACATCTCCCGCGCCCGCCAGTACCTCGACTACGACCCGCAGGCGAGCCTGTGGGATGCGCTGGATGAGTTCTGCGACTGGTGGCGGTTGCGCGGCGTCTGA